The following is a genomic window from Gemmatimonadaceae bacterium.
TCGGCCGCGCCGGGTTGCTCGAGAAGGCGCGCCGCCAACCCGACAAAGTGAAGCAGGTGTTGGACAAGGTTCGCACCGACGGCCTCTCCACCACGCTCGCCGCCGTCCGGGCGAAGCTCGATCAACCCATCCCACTCGGCTACTGCAACGCCGGCGTCGTGGTGGACGCCGGCGCCGCGTCGGGATTCCTAACGGGCGACCGCGTCGTGACCAACGGAGCGCACGCCGAGTACGTGCGCGTGGCGCGCACGATGGCCGCGCGCATCCCGAATGGTGTCACGTTCGAGCAGGCGGCGTTCACACCGGTCGCGGCCATCGGCCTCCAGGGCATCCGCCTCGCCGCGCCCACGTTAGGCGAAACGGTGGTCGTCTATGGCCTCGGTCTCATCGGCCTGCTCACCGTACAGTTGCTGCGCGCCAACGGATGCAGAGTGTTGGGCATCGACCGCGATGCCGGCCGCCTCGCACTGGCCGAACGCTTCGGCGCTACGCCCATCAACGGGAGCGACGGCGACACCGTCGCTCGAGTTCTTGCCCTCACGAACGATGCCGGCGCCGACGCCGTTTTGCTCACCCTGGCTTCCGATTCGGATGAGCCGGTCCACGAAGCCGCGCAGTTCGCGCGGCAACGCGGCCGGCTCGTCCTCGTCGGCGTCACTGGCCTCGCCCTCCGCCGCGATGATTTCTACAAGAAGGAGCTCTCGTTCGCCGTCTCGTGCAGCTACGGCCCCGGCCGATACGACGCGTCCTACGAGGAACAGGGCGTCGACTATCCGTTAGGCCACGTGCGCTGGACCGAGCAGCGCAACTTCGACGCCGTCCTGGCACTCATGGCCGACGGCCGCCTCGATCCATCGCCGCTCGTCACGCACCGCTTCCCATTCGAGCGGGTGCAGGATGCGTACGATGTCGTCACCGGTGGGACTGGCAGCCTCGGCGTCGTCCTGGCCTATTCCGACCGCGCCGTGGATGCGCCGGCGCCGCGCACGATCGTTCGAGCGCCGCGCGGTGCGCCGACAGGCGCGACATCGGTTGCGCTCATCGGCGCCGGCAACTTCGCCACGCGCACCCTGCTCCCCGCGCTCCGATCGGCCGGCGTTAGGCTGCATACGATCGCGTCCGGCAACGGCACGTCCGCCGCCATCGCCGCCGAGCAGTTCGGATTCGAGCGCGCCACCACGGATCTCGATGCGGTGTTCGACGACCGAGACATCGCCGCCGTGTTCGTGCTCACCCGCCACGACACGCACGCCGACCTCGCGGTCCGCGCGCTGCGCTC
Proteins encoded in this region:
- a CDS encoding bi-domain-containing oxidoreductase, with amino-acid sequence MKTLTHSFSTGALSLLDAPLPGASPRTIVVESRASVISAGTERMLVEFGRAGLLEKARRQPDKVKQVLDKVRTDGLSTTLAAVRAKLDQPIPLGYCNAGVVVDAGAASGFLTGDRVVTNGAHAEYVRVARTMAARIPNGVTFEQAAFTPVAAIGLQGIRLAAPTLGETVVVYGLGLIGLLTVQLLRANGCRVLGIDRDAGRLALAERFGATPINGSDGDTVARVLALTNDAGADAVLLTLASDSDEPVHEAAQFARQRGRLVLVGVTGLALRRDDFYKKELSFAVSCSYGPGRYDASYEEQGVDYPLGHVRWTEQRNFDAVLALMADGRLDPSPLVTHRFPFERVQDAYDVVTGGTGSLGVVLAYSDRAVDAPAPRTIVRAPRGAPTGATSVALIGAGNFATRTLLPALRSAGVRLHTIASGNGTSAAIAAEQFGFERATTDLDAVFDDRDIAAVFVLTRHDTHADLAVRALRSGKHVFVEKPIGLTEEEVERVAEAARESGRMLMVGFNRRFAPLTRELES